The following coding sequences are from one Vulpes vulpes isolate BD-2025 chromosome 12, VulVul3, whole genome shotgun sequence window:
- the MIB2 gene encoding E3 ubiquitin-protein ligase MIB2 isoform X11, with translation MGHAQRVLGPGDISDGAQAKWSRSSPAHHGPRPPGRCAGVRHPNIICDCCKKHGLRGMRWKCRVCFDYDLCTQCYMHNKHDLTHAFERYETAHSRPVTLSPRQGLPRIPLRGIFQGAKVVRGPDWEWGSQDGGEGKLGRVVDIRGWDVETGRSVASVTWADGTTNVYRVGHKGKVDLKCVNEAAGGFYYKEHLPRLGKPAELQRRVSADSQPFQHGDKVKCLLDTDILREMQEGHGGWNPRMAEHNAFWVGDVVRVIDDLDTVKRLQAGHGEWTDDMAPALGRIGKVVKVFRDGNLRVAVGGQLWTFSPSCLVAYRPEEDANLDVAERARENKSFLSVALEKLRAQKSDLEHPGRLVVEVALGSMAGALDQLRRHPEQVDTKNQGRTALQVAAYLGQVELVRLLLQARAGMDLADDEGNTALHYAALGNQPEAARLLLSSGCGANALNSTRSAALHVAVQRGFLEVVKVLCERGCDVNLPDAHADTPLHCAISAGAGASGIVEVLTEVPGVDVTATNSQGFTLLHHASLKGHTLAVRRILARARQLVDAKKEDGFTALHLAALNNHREVAQILIREGRCDVNVRNRKLQSPLHLAVQQAHVGLVPLLVDAGCSVNAEDEEGDTALHVALQRHQLLPLAADGAGGDPGPLQLLSRLQASGLPGSGELTVGAAVACFLALEGADVSYANHRGRSPLDLAAEGRVLKALQGCAQRFRERHAGGSGGAAPGPRLVLGTPNTVTNLHVAAPSGPEAAECLVCSELALLVLFSPCQHRTVCEECARRMKKCIRCQVVIGKKLRPDGTEVASATPASGPPRQLVEELQSRYRQMEERITCPICIDSHIRLVFQCGHGACAPCGAALSACPICRQPIRDRIQIFV, from the exons ATGGGGCATGCTCAGcgtgtgctgggccctggggacatCAGTGATGGAGCCCAGGCAAAGTG GTCCCGGAGCAGTCCTGCCCACCATGGACCCAGACCCCCAGGCAGGTGTGCAG GCGTCCGCCACCCCAACATCATCTGCGACTGCTGCAAGAAGCACGGCCTGCGAGGCATGCGCTGGAAGTGCCGCGTCTGCTTCGACTACGACCTGTGCACGCAGTGCTACATGCACAACAAGCATGACCTCACCCACGCCTTCGAGCGCTACGAGACAGCCCACTCCCGCCC GGTCACGCTGAGTCCCCGCCAGGGCCTCCCGAGGATCCCATTGAGGGGCATCTTCCAGGGGGCGAAGGTGGTGCGGGGCCCTGACTGGGAGTGGGGTTCGCAGGATG gaggggaagggaagctgGGCCGAGTGGTGGACATCCGTGGCTGGGATGTGGAGACGGGCCGGAGTGTGGCCAGTGTGACGTGGGCTGATGGCACCACCAATGTGTACCGTGTGGGCCACAAGGGCAAGGTGGACCTCAAGTGTGTGAACGAGGCAGCTGGTGGCTTCTACTACAAGGAGCACCTCCCGAGGCTTG GTAAGCCAGCAGAGCTGCAGCGCAGGGTGAGTGCCGACAGCCAGCCTTTCCAGCACGGGGACAAGGTTAAGTGTCTGCTGGACACAGACATCCTGAGGGAGATGCAGGAAGGCCACGGCGGGTGGAACCCCAGGATGGCGGAG caCAATGCCTTCTGGGTGGGCGATGTGGTACGGGTCATCGATGACCTTGACACAGTGAAGCGGCTGCAGGCTGGGCATGGCGAGTGGACAGATGACATGGCCCCC GCCCTGGGCCGCATTGGGAAGGTGGTGAAAGTTTTCAGAGACGGTAACCTGCGTGTGGCAGTCGGTGGTCAGCTGTGGACCTTCAGCCCCTCCTGCCTGGTGGCCTACCGGCCTGAGGAGGATGCCAACCTGGATGTGGCCGAACGTGCCAGGGAGAACAAAA gcttcctgagtGTTGCCCTGGAGAAGCTTCGAGCCCAGAAGAGTGACTTGGAGCACCCGGGGAGACTGGTGGTGGAGGTGGCCTTGGGCAGTATGGCCGGGGCTCTGGACCAGCTGAGGCGGCACCCAGAGCAG GTGGACACCAAGAACCAGGGCAGGACCGCCCTGCAGGTGGCCGCCTACCTAGGCCAGGTGGAGCTGGTGCGGCTGCTGCTGCAGGCACGAGCGGGCATGGACCTGGCAGATGATGAGGGCAATACGGCGCTGCACTATGCAGCCTTGGG GAACCAGCCTGAGGCTGCCCGGTTGCTCCTGAGCTCCGGGTGTGGGGCCAATGCTCTTAACAGCACCCGGAGCGCAGCATTGCATGTGGCTGTGCAGAGGGGCTTCCTAGAGGTGGTGAAGGTCCTCTGTGAACGTGGCTGTGACGTCAACCTGCCT GATGCACACGCGGACACACCTCTGCACTGTGCCATCTCGGCGGGCGCCGGCGCCAGCGGCATCGTGGAGGTCCTCACTGAGGTGCCGGGTGTTGATGTCACGGCCACTAACAGCCAGGGCTTCACCCTGCTGCATCACGCATCCCTCAAGGGCCACACGCT AGCTGTCAGGAGGATTCTAGCTCGGGCACGACAGCTGGTGGACGCCAAGAAGGAGGATGGCTTCACAGCCTTACACCTGGCTGCCCTCAACAACCACCGGGAAGTGGCCCAGATTCTCATCCGGGAG GGCCGCTGCGATGTGAACGTTCGCAACCGTAAGCTCCAGTCCCCCCTGCACCTGGCCGTGCAGCAGGCCCATGTGGGGCTGGTGCCGCTGCTGGTGGACGCGGGCTGCAGTGTCAACGCCGAGGATGAGGAAGGGGACACAGCCTTGCACGTGGCCCTGCAGCGTCATCAGCTGCTGCCCCTGGCAGCAGATGGGGCCGGGGGGGACCCAGGGCCCTTGCAGCTGCTGTCCAGG CTCCAGGCCTCAGGCCTCCCGGGCAGCGGGGAGCTGACGGTGGGAGCGGCGGTCGCATGCTTCCTGGCGCTGGAGGGCGCCGACGTGAGCTACGCCAACCACCGCGGCCGCAGCCCGCTGGACCTGGCCGCTGAGGGCCGTGTACTCAAGGCCCTGCAGGGCTGTGCGCAGCGCTTCCG GGAGAGGCACGCGGGCGGCAGCGGGGGTGCGGCCCCGGGCCCGAGGCTGGTGCTTGGCACCCCCAACACCGTGACGAACCTGCACGTGGCTGCGCCGTCGGGGCCCGAGGCCGCCGAGTGCCTGGTGTGCTCGGAGCTGGCGCTGCTGGTGTTGTTCTCGCCGTGCCAGCACCGCACTGTGTGCGAGG agTGCGCGCGCAGGATGAAGAAGTGCATCAGATGCCAGGTGGTCATCGGCAAGAAGCTGCGGccag ACGGCACAGAGGTGGCCAGCGCGACCCCCGCGTCCGGCCCGCCGCGGCAGCTGGTGGAGGAGCTGCAGAGTCGCTACCGGCAGATGGAGGAGCGCATCACCTGCCCCATCTGCATTGACAGCCACATCCGCCTCGTGTTCCAGTGCGGCCACGGCGCGTGCGCACCCTGCGGCGCCGCGCTCAGCGCCTGCCCCATCTGCCGCCAGCCCATCCGCGACCGCATCCAGATCTTCGTGTag
- the MIB2 gene encoding E3 ubiquitin-protein ligase MIB2 isoform X9, which yields MGHAQRVLGPGDISDGAQAKWSRSSPAHHGPRPPGRCAGVRHPNIICDCCKKHGLRGMRWKCRVCFDYDLCTQCYMHNKHDLTHAFERYETAHSRPVTLSPRQGLPRIPLRGIFQGAKVVRGPDWEWGSQDGGEGKLGRVVDIRGWDVETGRSVASVTWADGTTNVYRVGHKGKVDLKCVNEAAGGFYYKEHLPRLGKPAELQRRVSADSQPFQHGDKVKCLLDTDILREMQEGHGGWNPRMAEFIGQTGTVHRITDRGDVRVQFGRETRWTFHPGALTKHNAFWVGDVVRVIDDLDTVKRLQAGHGEWTDDMAPALGRIGKVVKVFRDGNLRVAVGGQLWTFSPSCLVAYRPEEDANLDVAERARENKSFLSVALEKLRAQKSDLEHPGRLVVEVALGSMAGALDQLRRHPEQVDTKNQGRTALQVAAYLGQVELVRLLLQARAGMDLADDEGNTALHYAALGNQPEAARLLLSSGCGANALNSTRSAALHVAVQRGFLEVVKVLCERGCDVNLPDAHADTPLHCAISAGAGASGIVEVLTEVPGVDVTATNSQGFTLLHHASLKGHTLAVRRILARARQLVDAKKEDGFTALHLAALNNHREVAQILIREGRCDVNVRNRKLQSPLHLAVQQAHVGLVPLLVDAGCSVNAEDEEGDTALHVALQRHQLLPLAADGAGGDPGPLQLLSRLQASGLPGSGELTVGAAVACFLALEGADVSYANHRGRSPLDLAAEGRVLKALQGCAQRFRERHAGGSGGAAPGPRLVLGTPNTVTNLHVAAPSGPEAAECLVCSELALLVLFSPCQHRTVCEECARRMKKCIRCQVVIGKKLRPDGTEVASATPASGPPRQLVEELQSRYRQMEERITCPICIDSHIRLVFQCGHGACAPCGAALSACPICRQPIRDRIQIFV from the exons ATGGGGCATGCTCAGcgtgtgctgggccctggggacatCAGTGATGGAGCCCAGGCAAAGTG GTCCCGGAGCAGTCCTGCCCACCATGGACCCAGACCCCCAGGCAGGTGTGCAG GCGTCCGCCACCCCAACATCATCTGCGACTGCTGCAAGAAGCACGGCCTGCGAGGCATGCGCTGGAAGTGCCGCGTCTGCTTCGACTACGACCTGTGCACGCAGTGCTACATGCACAACAAGCATGACCTCACCCACGCCTTCGAGCGCTACGAGACAGCCCACTCCCGCCC GGTCACGCTGAGTCCCCGCCAGGGCCTCCCGAGGATCCCATTGAGGGGCATCTTCCAGGGGGCGAAGGTGGTGCGGGGCCCTGACTGGGAGTGGGGTTCGCAGGATG gaggggaagggaagctgGGCCGAGTGGTGGACATCCGTGGCTGGGATGTGGAGACGGGCCGGAGTGTGGCCAGTGTGACGTGGGCTGATGGCACCACCAATGTGTACCGTGTGGGCCACAAGGGCAAGGTGGACCTCAAGTGTGTGAACGAGGCAGCTGGTGGCTTCTACTACAAGGAGCACCTCCCGAGGCTTG GTAAGCCAGCAGAGCTGCAGCGCAGGGTGAGTGCCGACAGCCAGCCTTTCCAGCACGGGGACAAGGTTAAGTGTCTGCTGGACACAGACATCCTGAGGGAGATGCAGGAAGGCCACGGCGGGTGGAACCCCAGGATGGCGGAG TTTATCGGACAGACGGGCACCGTGCACCGCATCACGGACCGTGGGGATGTGCGTGTGCAGTTCGGCCGTGAGACCCGCTGGACCTTCCACCCTGGGGCTCTCACCAAG caCAATGCCTTCTGGGTGGGCGATGTGGTACGGGTCATCGATGACCTTGACACAGTGAAGCGGCTGCAGGCTGGGCATGGCGAGTGGACAGATGACATGGCCCCC GCCCTGGGCCGCATTGGGAAGGTGGTGAAAGTTTTCAGAGACGGTAACCTGCGTGTGGCAGTCGGTGGTCAGCTGTGGACCTTCAGCCCCTCCTGCCTGGTGGCCTACCGGCCTGAGGAGGATGCCAACCTGGATGTGGCCGAACGTGCCAGGGAGAACAAAA gcttcctgagtGTTGCCCTGGAGAAGCTTCGAGCCCAGAAGAGTGACTTGGAGCACCCGGGGAGACTGGTGGTGGAGGTGGCCTTGGGCAGTATGGCCGGGGCTCTGGACCAGCTGAGGCGGCACCCAGAGCAG GTGGACACCAAGAACCAGGGCAGGACCGCCCTGCAGGTGGCCGCCTACCTAGGCCAGGTGGAGCTGGTGCGGCTGCTGCTGCAGGCACGAGCGGGCATGGACCTGGCAGATGATGAGGGCAATACGGCGCTGCACTATGCAGCCTTGGG GAACCAGCCTGAGGCTGCCCGGTTGCTCCTGAGCTCCGGGTGTGGGGCCAATGCTCTTAACAGCACCCGGAGCGCAGCATTGCATGTGGCTGTGCAGAGGGGCTTCCTAGAGGTGGTGAAGGTCCTCTGTGAACGTGGCTGTGACGTCAACCTGCCT GATGCACACGCGGACACACCTCTGCACTGTGCCATCTCGGCGGGCGCCGGCGCCAGCGGCATCGTGGAGGTCCTCACTGAGGTGCCGGGTGTTGATGTCACGGCCACTAACAGCCAGGGCTTCACCCTGCTGCATCACGCATCCCTCAAGGGCCACACGCT AGCTGTCAGGAGGATTCTAGCTCGGGCACGACAGCTGGTGGACGCCAAGAAGGAGGATGGCTTCACAGCCTTACACCTGGCTGCCCTCAACAACCACCGGGAAGTGGCCCAGATTCTCATCCGGGAG GGCCGCTGCGATGTGAACGTTCGCAACCGTAAGCTCCAGTCCCCCCTGCACCTGGCCGTGCAGCAGGCCCATGTGGGGCTGGTGCCGCTGCTGGTGGACGCGGGCTGCAGTGTCAACGCCGAGGATGAGGAAGGGGACACAGCCTTGCACGTGGCCCTGCAGCGTCATCAGCTGCTGCCCCTGGCAGCAGATGGGGCCGGGGGGGACCCAGGGCCCTTGCAGCTGCTGTCCAGG CTCCAGGCCTCAGGCCTCCCGGGCAGCGGGGAGCTGACGGTGGGAGCGGCGGTCGCATGCTTCCTGGCGCTGGAGGGCGCCGACGTGAGCTACGCCAACCACCGCGGCCGCAGCCCGCTGGACCTGGCCGCTGAGGGCCGTGTACTCAAGGCCCTGCAGGGCTGTGCGCAGCGCTTCCG GGAGAGGCACGCGGGCGGCAGCGGGGGTGCGGCCCCGGGCCCGAGGCTGGTGCTTGGCACCCCCAACACCGTGACGAACCTGCACGTGGCTGCGCCGTCGGGGCCCGAGGCCGCCGAGTGCCTGGTGTGCTCGGAGCTGGCGCTGCTGGTGTTGTTCTCGCCGTGCCAGCACCGCACTGTGTGCGAGG agTGCGCGCGCAGGATGAAGAAGTGCATCAGATGCCAGGTGGTCATCGGCAAGAAGCTGCGGccag ACGGCACAGAGGTGGCCAGCGCGACCCCCGCGTCCGGCCCGCCGCGGCAGCTGGTGGAGGAGCTGCAGAGTCGCTACCGGCAGATGGAGGAGCGCATCACCTGCCCCATCTGCATTGACAGCCACATCCGCCTCGTGTTCCAGTGCGGCCACGGCGCGTGCGCACCCTGCGGCGCCGCGCTCAGCGCCTGCCCCATCTGCCGCCAGCCCATCCGCGACCGCATCCAGATCTTCGTGTag
- the MIB2 gene encoding E3 ubiquitin-protein ligase MIB2 isoform X10, translated as MGHAQRVLGPGDISDGAQAKWSRSSPAHHGPRPPGRCAGVRHPNIICDCCKKHGLRGMRWKCRVCFDYDLCTQCYMHNKHDLTHAFERYETAHSRPVTLSPRQGLPRIPLRGIFQGAKVVRGPDWEWGSQDGGEGKLGRVVDIRGWDVETGRSVASVTWADGTTNVYRVGHKGKVDLKCVNEAAGGFYYKEHLPRLGKPAELQRRVSADSQPFQHGDKVKCLLDTDILREMQEGHGGWNPRMAETGTVHRITDRGDVRVQFGRETRWTFHPGALTKHNAFWVGDVVRVIDDLDTVKRLQAGHGEWTDDMAPALGRIGKVVKVFRDGNLRVAVGGQLWTFSPSCLVAYRPEEDANLDVAERARENKSFLSVALEKLRAQKSDLEHPGRLVVEVALGSMAGALDQLRRHPEQVDTKNQGRTALQVAAYLGQVELVRLLLQARAGMDLADDEGNTALHYAALGNQPEAARLLLSSGCGANALNSTRSAALHVAVQRGFLEVVKVLCERGCDVNLPDAHADTPLHCAISAGAGASGIVEVLTEVPGVDVTATNSQGFTLLHHASLKGHTLAVRRILARARQLVDAKKEDGFTALHLAALNNHREVAQILIREGRCDVNVRNRKLQSPLHLAVQQAHVGLVPLLVDAGCSVNAEDEEGDTALHVALQRHQLLPLAADGAGGDPGPLQLLSRLQASGLPGSGELTVGAAVACFLALEGADVSYANHRGRSPLDLAAEGRVLKALQGCAQRFRERHAGGSGGAAPGPRLVLGTPNTVTNLHVAAPSGPEAAECLVCSELALLVLFSPCQHRTVCEECARRMKKCIRCQVVIGKKLRPDGTEVASATPASGPPRQLVEELQSRYRQMEERITCPICIDSHIRLVFQCGHGACAPCGAALSACPICRQPIRDRIQIFV; from the exons ATGGGGCATGCTCAGcgtgtgctgggccctggggacatCAGTGATGGAGCCCAGGCAAAGTG GTCCCGGAGCAGTCCTGCCCACCATGGACCCAGACCCCCAGGCAGGTGTGCAG GCGTCCGCCACCCCAACATCATCTGCGACTGCTGCAAGAAGCACGGCCTGCGAGGCATGCGCTGGAAGTGCCGCGTCTGCTTCGACTACGACCTGTGCACGCAGTGCTACATGCACAACAAGCATGACCTCACCCACGCCTTCGAGCGCTACGAGACAGCCCACTCCCGCCC GGTCACGCTGAGTCCCCGCCAGGGCCTCCCGAGGATCCCATTGAGGGGCATCTTCCAGGGGGCGAAGGTGGTGCGGGGCCCTGACTGGGAGTGGGGTTCGCAGGATG gaggggaagggaagctgGGCCGAGTGGTGGACATCCGTGGCTGGGATGTGGAGACGGGCCGGAGTGTGGCCAGTGTGACGTGGGCTGATGGCACCACCAATGTGTACCGTGTGGGCCACAAGGGCAAGGTGGACCTCAAGTGTGTGAACGAGGCAGCTGGTGGCTTCTACTACAAGGAGCACCTCCCGAGGCTTG GTAAGCCAGCAGAGCTGCAGCGCAGGGTGAGTGCCGACAGCCAGCCTTTCCAGCACGGGGACAAGGTTAAGTGTCTGCTGGACACAGACATCCTGAGGGAGATGCAGGAAGGCCACGGCGGGTGGAACCCCAGGATGGCGGAG ACGGGCACCGTGCACCGCATCACGGACCGTGGGGATGTGCGTGTGCAGTTCGGCCGTGAGACCCGCTGGACCTTCCACCCTGGGGCTCTCACCAAG caCAATGCCTTCTGGGTGGGCGATGTGGTACGGGTCATCGATGACCTTGACACAGTGAAGCGGCTGCAGGCTGGGCATGGCGAGTGGACAGATGACATGGCCCCC GCCCTGGGCCGCATTGGGAAGGTGGTGAAAGTTTTCAGAGACGGTAACCTGCGTGTGGCAGTCGGTGGTCAGCTGTGGACCTTCAGCCCCTCCTGCCTGGTGGCCTACCGGCCTGAGGAGGATGCCAACCTGGATGTGGCCGAACGTGCCAGGGAGAACAAAA gcttcctgagtGTTGCCCTGGAGAAGCTTCGAGCCCAGAAGAGTGACTTGGAGCACCCGGGGAGACTGGTGGTGGAGGTGGCCTTGGGCAGTATGGCCGGGGCTCTGGACCAGCTGAGGCGGCACCCAGAGCAG GTGGACACCAAGAACCAGGGCAGGACCGCCCTGCAGGTGGCCGCCTACCTAGGCCAGGTGGAGCTGGTGCGGCTGCTGCTGCAGGCACGAGCGGGCATGGACCTGGCAGATGATGAGGGCAATACGGCGCTGCACTATGCAGCCTTGGG GAACCAGCCTGAGGCTGCCCGGTTGCTCCTGAGCTCCGGGTGTGGGGCCAATGCTCTTAACAGCACCCGGAGCGCAGCATTGCATGTGGCTGTGCAGAGGGGCTTCCTAGAGGTGGTGAAGGTCCTCTGTGAACGTGGCTGTGACGTCAACCTGCCT GATGCACACGCGGACACACCTCTGCACTGTGCCATCTCGGCGGGCGCCGGCGCCAGCGGCATCGTGGAGGTCCTCACTGAGGTGCCGGGTGTTGATGTCACGGCCACTAACAGCCAGGGCTTCACCCTGCTGCATCACGCATCCCTCAAGGGCCACACGCT AGCTGTCAGGAGGATTCTAGCTCGGGCACGACAGCTGGTGGACGCCAAGAAGGAGGATGGCTTCACAGCCTTACACCTGGCTGCCCTCAACAACCACCGGGAAGTGGCCCAGATTCTCATCCGGGAG GGCCGCTGCGATGTGAACGTTCGCAACCGTAAGCTCCAGTCCCCCCTGCACCTGGCCGTGCAGCAGGCCCATGTGGGGCTGGTGCCGCTGCTGGTGGACGCGGGCTGCAGTGTCAACGCCGAGGATGAGGAAGGGGACACAGCCTTGCACGTGGCCCTGCAGCGTCATCAGCTGCTGCCCCTGGCAGCAGATGGGGCCGGGGGGGACCCAGGGCCCTTGCAGCTGCTGTCCAGG CTCCAGGCCTCAGGCCTCCCGGGCAGCGGGGAGCTGACGGTGGGAGCGGCGGTCGCATGCTTCCTGGCGCTGGAGGGCGCCGACGTGAGCTACGCCAACCACCGCGGCCGCAGCCCGCTGGACCTGGCCGCTGAGGGCCGTGTACTCAAGGCCCTGCAGGGCTGTGCGCAGCGCTTCCG GGAGAGGCACGCGGGCGGCAGCGGGGGTGCGGCCCCGGGCCCGAGGCTGGTGCTTGGCACCCCCAACACCGTGACGAACCTGCACGTGGCTGCGCCGTCGGGGCCCGAGGCCGCCGAGTGCCTGGTGTGCTCGGAGCTGGCGCTGCTGGTGTTGTTCTCGCCGTGCCAGCACCGCACTGTGTGCGAGG agTGCGCGCGCAGGATGAAGAAGTGCATCAGATGCCAGGTGGTCATCGGCAAGAAGCTGCGGccag ACGGCACAGAGGTGGCCAGCGCGACCCCCGCGTCCGGCCCGCCGCGGCAGCTGGTGGAGGAGCTGCAGAGTCGCTACCGGCAGATGGAGGAGCGCATCACCTGCCCCATCTGCATTGACAGCCACATCCGCCTCGTGTTCCAGTGCGGCCACGGCGCGTGCGCACCCTGCGGCGCCGCGCTCAGCGCCTGCCCCATCTGCCGCCAGCCCATCCGCGACCGCATCCAGATCTTCGTGTag
- the MIB2 gene encoding E3 ubiquitin-protein ligase MIB2 isoform X3, whose product MLSVCWALGTSVMEPRQSGPGAVLPTMDPDPQAGVQVGMRVVRGVDWKWGQQDGGEGGVGTVVELGRHGSPSTPDRTVVVQWDHGTRTNYRAGYQGAHDLLLYDNAQIGVRHPNIICDCCKKHGLRGMRWKCRVCFDYDLCTQCYMHNKHDLTHAFERYETAHSRPVTLSPRQGLPRIPLRGIFQGAKVVRGPDWEWGSQDGGEGKLGRVVDIRGWDVETGRSVASVTWADGTTNVYRVGHKGKVDLKCVNEAAGGFYYKEHLPRLGKPAELQRRVSADSQPFQHGDKVKCLLDTDILREMQEGHGGWNPRMAEHNAFWVGDVVRVIDDLDTVKRLQAGHGEWTDDMAPALGRIGKVVKVFRDGNLRVAVGGQLWTFSPSCLVAYRPEEDANLDVAERARENKSGYAHLGWPAGGRAALGLHVTEALPHPGFLSVALEKLRAQKSDLEHPGRLVVEVALGSMAGALDQLRRHPEQVDTKNQGRTALQVAAYLGQVELVRLLLQARAGMDLADDEGNTALHYAALGNQPEAARLLLSSGCGANALNSTRSAALHVAVQRGFLEVVKVLCERGCDVNLPDAHADTPLHCAISAGAGASGIVEVLTEVPGVDVTATNSQGFTLLHHASLKGHTLAVRRILARARQLVDAKKEDGFTALHLAALNNHREVAQILIREGRCDVNVRNRKLQSPLHLAVQQAHVGLVPLLVDAGCSVNAEDEEGDTALHVALQRHQLLPLAADGAGGDPGPLQLLSRLQASGLPGSGELTVGAAVACFLALEGADVSYANHRGRSPLDLAAEGRVLKALQGCAQRFRERHAGGSGGAAPGPRLVLGTPNTVTNLHVAAPSGPEAAECLVCSELALLVLFSPCQHRTVCEECARRMKKCIRCQVVIGKKLRPDGTEVASATPASGPPRQLVEELQSRYRQMEERITCPICIDSHIRLVFQCGHGACAPCGAALSACPICRQPIRDRIQIFV is encoded by the exons ATGCTCAGcgtgtgctgggccctggggacatCAGTGATGGAGCCCAGGCAAAGTG GTCCCGGAGCAGTCCTGCCCACCATGGACCCAGACCCCCAGGCAGGTGTGCAGGTGGGCATGCGTGTGGTACGCGGCGTGGACTGGAAGTGGGGCCAGCAGGATGGCGGTGAGGGCGGCGTGGGCACAGTGGTGGAGCTCGGCCGCCATGGTAGCCCCTCGACCCCCGACCGCACGGTAGTTGTGCAGTGGGACCACGGCACCCGCACCAACTACCGCGCTGGCTACCAGGGTGCCCACGACCTGCTGCTCTATGACAACGCCCAGATCG GCGTCCGCCACCCCAACATCATCTGCGACTGCTGCAAGAAGCACGGCCTGCGAGGCATGCGCTGGAAGTGCCGCGTCTGCTTCGACTACGACCTGTGCACGCAGTGCTACATGCACAACAAGCATGACCTCACCCACGCCTTCGAGCGCTACGAGACAGCCCACTCCCGCCC GGTCACGCTGAGTCCCCGCCAGGGCCTCCCGAGGATCCCATTGAGGGGCATCTTCCAGGGGGCGAAGGTGGTGCGGGGCCCTGACTGGGAGTGGGGTTCGCAGGATG gaggggaagggaagctgGGCCGAGTGGTGGACATCCGTGGCTGGGATGTGGAGACGGGCCGGAGTGTGGCCAGTGTGACGTGGGCTGATGGCACCACCAATGTGTACCGTGTGGGCCACAAGGGCAAGGTGGACCTCAAGTGTGTGAACGAGGCAGCTGGTGGCTTCTACTACAAGGAGCACCTCCCGAGGCTTG GTAAGCCAGCAGAGCTGCAGCGCAGGGTGAGTGCCGACAGCCAGCCTTTCCAGCACGGGGACAAGGTTAAGTGTCTGCTGGACACAGACATCCTGAGGGAGATGCAGGAAGGCCACGGCGGGTGGAACCCCAGGATGGCGGAG caCAATGCCTTCTGGGTGGGCGATGTGGTACGGGTCATCGATGACCTTGACACAGTGAAGCGGCTGCAGGCTGGGCATGGCGAGTGGACAGATGACATGGCCCCC GCCCTGGGCCGCATTGGGAAGGTGGTGAAAGTTTTCAGAGACGGTAACCTGCGTGTGGCAGTCGGTGGTCAGCTGTGGACCTTCAGCCCCTCCTGCCTGGTGGCCTACCGGCCTGAGGAGGATGCCAACCTGGATGTGGCCGAACGTGCCAGGGAGAACAAAAGTGGGTATGCCCACCTTGGGTGGCCggcaggaggcagggctgccCTTGGCCTCCACGTAACTGAAGCCCTGccccacccaggcttcctgagtGTTGCCCTGGAGAAGCTTCGAGCCCAGAAGAGTGACTTGGAGCACCCGGGGAGACTGGTGGTGGAGGTGGCCTTGGGCAGTATGGCCGGGGCTCTGGACCAGCTGAGGCGGCACCCAGAGCAG GTGGACACCAAGAACCAGGGCAGGACCGCCCTGCAGGTGGCCGCCTACCTAGGCCAGGTGGAGCTGGTGCGGCTGCTGCTGCAGGCACGAGCGGGCATGGACCTGGCAGATGATGAGGGCAATACGGCGCTGCACTATGCAGCCTTGGG GAACCAGCCTGAGGCTGCCCGGTTGCTCCTGAGCTCCGGGTGTGGGGCCAATGCTCTTAACAGCACCCGGAGCGCAGCATTGCATGTGGCTGTGCAGAGGGGCTTCCTAGAGGTGGTGAAGGTCCTCTGTGAACGTGGCTGTGACGTCAACCTGCCT GATGCACACGCGGACACACCTCTGCACTGTGCCATCTCGGCGGGCGCCGGCGCCAGCGGCATCGTGGAGGTCCTCACTGAGGTGCCGGGTGTTGATGTCACGGCCACTAACAGCCAGGGCTTCACCCTGCTGCATCACGCATCCCTCAAGGGCCACACGCT AGCTGTCAGGAGGATTCTAGCTCGGGCACGACAGCTGGTGGACGCCAAGAAGGAGGATGGCTTCACAGCCTTACACCTGGCTGCCCTCAACAACCACCGGGAAGTGGCCCAGATTCTCATCCGGGAG GGCCGCTGCGATGTGAACGTTCGCAACCGTAAGCTCCAGTCCCCCCTGCACCTGGCCGTGCAGCAGGCCCATGTGGGGCTGGTGCCGCTGCTGGTGGACGCGGGCTGCAGTGTCAACGCCGAGGATGAGGAAGGGGACACAGCCTTGCACGTGGCCCTGCAGCGTCATCAGCTGCTGCCCCTGGCAGCAGATGGGGCCGGGGGGGACCCAGGGCCCTTGCAGCTGCTGTCCAGG CTCCAGGCCTCAGGCCTCCCGGGCAGCGGGGAGCTGACGGTGGGAGCGGCGGTCGCATGCTTCCTGGCGCTGGAGGGCGCCGACGTGAGCTACGCCAACCACCGCGGCCGCAGCCCGCTGGACCTGGCCGCTGAGGGCCGTGTACTCAAGGCCCTGCAGGGCTGTGCGCAGCGCTTCCG GGAGAGGCACGCGGGCGGCAGCGGGGGTGCGGCCCCGGGCCCGAGGCTGGTGCTTGGCACCCCCAACACCGTGACGAACCTGCACGTGGCTGCGCCGTCGGGGCCCGAGGCCGCCGAGTGCCTGGTGTGCTCGGAGCTGGCGCTGCTGGTGTTGTTCTCGCCGTGCCAGCACCGCACTGTGTGCGAGG agTGCGCGCGCAGGATGAAGAAGTGCATCAGATGCCAGGTGGTCATCGGCAAGAAGCTGCGGccag ACGGCACAGAGGTGGCCAGCGCGACCCCCGCGTCCGGCCCGCCGCGGCAGCTGGTGGAGGAGCTGCAGAGTCGCTACCGGCAGATGGAGGAGCGCATCACCTGCCCCATCTGCATTGACAGCCACATCCGCCTCGTGTTCCAGTGCGGCCACGGCGCGTGCGCACCCTGCGGCGCCGCGCTCAGCGCCTGCCCCATCTGCCGCCAGCCCATCCGCGACCGCATCCAGATCTTCGTGTag